The Acidobacteriota bacterium genome includes a region encoding these proteins:
- a CDS encoding efflux RND transporter permease subunit, producing MRPILMTTATTVLGLLPMVVGLGEGAEIKAPMAITVIGRLAIAAFLTLIVIPCVYAVVDRKGVLVVPGKESKRVRVGTELESKA from the coding sequence TTGAGGCCGATTCTCATGACGACGGCCACCACCGTCTTGGGGCTTCTACCGATGGTGGTCGGCCTCGGTGAGGGAGCGGAGATAAAAGCGCCGATGGCGATCACGGTCATCGGGAGGCTTGCGATTGCTGCATTCCTCACGCTCATCGTTATTCCGTGCGTCTATGCCGTCGTTGACCGCAAAGGAGTCCTCGTGGTTCCCGGGAAAGAGAGTAAGCGGGTGCGCGTCGGGACGGAACTCGAAAGCAAGGCTTGA